One window from the genome of [Clostridium] celerecrescens 18A encodes:
- a CDS encoding acyl-CoA dehydrogenase: MDFNLSNKHLLARTLFRQFAEKEAKPLAQETDETEKFPKSTVEQMAKYGFLGIPVPREYGGQGCDPLTYVMCVEELAKVCAATAVIVSAHTSLCIDPILTYGSEVQKQKYIPDLASGKKLGAFGLTEAGAGTDAQGQQTKAALDGDHWVLNGSKCFITNGKEADVYVIIAVTGTVEKRGKKLKEISAFLVEKGTPGFSFGTKEKKMGIRGSSTYELIFTDCRIPKENLLGSQGKGFQIAMHTLDGGRIGIAAQALGIAEGAFDSTVKYVKERKQFGRSIGQFQNTQFQLADMAARIEAARLLVYKAAVAKATQKIYSVEAAMAKLYAAEAAMDVTTKAVQLHGGYGYIREYEVERMMRDAKITEIYEGTSEVQRMVISGNILK; encoded by the coding sequence ATGGATTTTAATTTATCGAATAAACACCTTCTCGCAAGAACCCTGTTCCGGCAGTTTGCCGAAAAAGAAGCAAAGCCCCTGGCGCAGGAGACTGACGAGACGGAAAAGTTTCCGAAATCAACCGTTGAACAGATGGCAAAATACGGATTCCTGGGAATACCGGTTCCCAGGGAATACGGCGGCCAGGGCTGTGATCCCCTTACATACGTTATGTGCGTGGAGGAACTTGCCAAGGTATGCGCGGCAACTGCCGTCATTGTATCCGCCCACACTTCTCTTTGCATTGATCCCATACTTACCTATGGGAGCGAAGTCCAGAAGCAAAAGTACATCCCTGACCTTGCATCTGGAAAGAAGCTTGGCGCCTTTGGACTGACGGAGGCCGGGGCTGGCACCGATGCCCAGGGACAGCAGACAAAGGCAGCACTGGATGGAGACCACTGGGTATTAAATGGTTCCAAGTGCTTTATCACCAATGGAAAAGAAGCTGATGTCTACGTCATTATCGCTGTGACCGGCACGGTGGAAAAGCGTGGGAAAAAGTTAAAGGAAATATCCGCCTTTTTAGTGGAAAAGGGGACTCCGGGCTTTTCCTTCGGTACAAAGGAGAAGAAAATGGGGATCAGAGGTTCTTCTACCTATGAATTGATTTTCACGGATTGCCGCATCCCTAAGGAAAACTTACTTGGAAGCCAGGGAAAGGGATTTCAGATTGCCATGCATACCTTAGACGGCGGAAGGATCGGAATTGCTGCCCAGGCCCTGGGCATTGCGGAAGGAGCATTTGATTCCACTGTTAAATACGTTAAGGAAAGAAAGCAGTTTGGCCGCAGCATCGGCCAGTTCCAGAATACCCAGTTTCAGTTAGCTGATATGGCAGCCAGGATCGAAGCAGCCAGACTGCTGGTATATAAGGCTGCTGTGGCAAAAGCCACGCAAAAGATCTACAGCGTGGAAGCGGCCATGGCAAAACTATATGCGGCGGAGGCAGCCATGGATGTGACCACAAAAGCGGTACAGCTCCATGGTGGTTACGGATATATCAGGGAATACGAGGTGGAACGCATGATGCGGGATGCCAAAATCACGGAGATATACGAGGGGACCTCGGAGGTGCAGCGCATGGTCATATCCGGGAATATTTTAAAATAA
- a CDS encoding acetyl-CoA hydrolase/transferase family protein, which translates to MDWRKIYASKLKTPEEAVKEIHSGDTVLIAHAASEPGILVNAMVDYAVGQDLRNIRIVQQHDLGPCKYLGPGMERHFSFNNLFVGPASRNHIAAGKGDYTPCFFYQIPDYVVNVEPADVFLVTLSPPDEHGFCSYGISCDFAKEAGQNPKTRVIGSVNPNMPRVMGDNFIHVSRLAAIVESNEPVLEHGNSVIGETESSIGKHIASLVRDGDCLQLGIGAIPDAVLRCLDDKKDLGIHSEMVSDGVVDLYEKGVITGKRKNIDKGKMVVTFMLGTRRLYDFVNDNPAVSLMPVSYVNDPFVISQNDNVVSINSALQIDLMGQVCAEAIGLKQYSAVGGQVDFVRGAAASKGGRSIIAFPSVTKGGSVSKIVPFLSEGAAVTTSRNDVDYIVTEQGIARMKGKTLRERARALVKIAHPNFQEGLKEEFERRFSEPY; encoded by the coding sequence ATGGACTGGAGAAAAATATATGCCTCAAAGTTAAAAACGCCGGAGGAGGCTGTGAAGGAGATCCATTCCGGAGATACAGTGCTGATCGCCCATGCGGCTTCAGAACCCGGAATTCTTGTGAATGCTATGGTGGATTATGCGGTTGGGCAGGACTTGAGGAACATACGCATTGTCCAGCAGCACGATCTAGGGCCCTGTAAGTATCTAGGGCCTGGAATGGAGCGGCACTTCAGCTTTAACAACCTATTTGTAGGCCCTGCCAGCAGAAACCACATTGCAGCGGGAAAAGGGGATTATACGCCCTGCTTCTTTTATCAGATTCCGGATTATGTGGTAAATGTGGAGCCTGCGGATGTATTTTTAGTCACCTTATCTCCGCCGGATGAGCATGGATTTTGCAGCTATGGCATTTCCTGTGATTTTGCAAAGGAGGCGGGACAAAACCCAAAGACCAGGGTGATTGGTTCTGTGAATCCTAATATGCCAAGGGTAATGGGGGATAATTTTATCCATGTCAGCAGACTGGCGGCCATAGTGGAAAGCAACGAGCCGGTCCTTGAACATGGAAATTCCGTGATAGGCGAAACAGAGTCTTCCATCGGAAAGCACATTGCTTCTCTTGTACGGGATGGAGACTGCCTCCAGCTTGGAATCGGCGCCATACCAGATGCGGTTTTAAGGTGTCTGGACGATAAAAAGGATCTGGGAATCCATTCCGAGATGGTATCTGACGGAGTGGTGGATTTGTATGAAAAAGGAGTCATTACAGGAAAAAGAAAGAACATTGACAAAGGGAAAATGGTCGTTACCTTTATGCTTGGCACAAGAAGGCTGTATGACTTTGTTAATGACAATCCGGCCGTGTCTTTAATGCCTGTGAGTTATGTAAACGATCCCTTTGTCATAAGCCAAAATGACAACGTGGTATCTATCAATTCTGCACTGCAGATCGACTTGATGGGGCAGGTATGTGCAGAGGCCATTGGATTAAAGCAATATTCCGCAGTGGGAGGACAGGTGGATTTTGTGAGAGGTGCAGCTGCGTCTAAGGGCGGACGTTCCATTATTGCATTCCCTTCTGTCACAAAGGGGGGAAGCGTATCGAAAATCGTTCCTTTCCTTTCGGAAGGAGCAGCCGTGACTACCAGCAGAAATGATGTGGATTATATTGTGACGGAACAGGGCATTGCACGAATGAAGGGAAAGACGTTAAGGGAACGGGCCAGAGCGCTGGTTAAGATTGCCCATCCAAACTTTCAGGAAGGGCTTAAAGAGGAATTTGAAAGACGTTTTTCGGAGCCGTACTAA
- a CDS encoding acetyl-CoA hydrolase/transferase family protein, which yields MNWKELYASKLKTIEEAVKIIKSGDRVVISHAVGEPVKLVDAMVDYVVKMDLRDIEINQQIDMGHSLYARPGMEKHFRQNSFFVGTNTRDCVNSGRGDFTPCFFYQIPDLFRSFLKPDVLLATFSLPDEHGYCSFGVACDYTKPAAEIEGVKVIGVLNPTMPRTHGDCFIHIRDIDAIVEDNTPVTELLIPESGDVELAIGEHIASLIKDGDCLQLGIGGIPDAVLKFLGGKKNLGIHSEMLSDGIVDLYEKGVVNCSAKNFNPDKMVVSFLMGTRRLYDFADNNPCIYMAPVDYVNNPGIIGRNDNMVSINSSLQVNLMGEACSEAMGLKQFSGIGGQVDFIRGAAFSKGGRSILAFSSTAKKGTISRIVPYLTYGATVTTCRNDVDYVVTEYGIARMKGHTLRDRARQLIRIAAPQFREELAVEFEKRFAEKYLEV from the coding sequence GTGAACTGGAAAGAACTATATGCGTCAAAGCTTAAAACGATAGAAGAGGCAGTAAAAATCATCAAATCCGGCGACCGGGTGGTCATCAGCCATGCGGTGGGAGAACCGGTGAAACTGGTGGATGCCATGGTGGACTATGTTGTAAAAATGGATTTGAGAGACATCGAGATCAATCAGCAGATCGATATGGGGCACTCTCTTTATGCACGGCCGGGAATGGAAAAACATTTCAGGCAGAACAGTTTTTTTGTGGGGACCAATACCAGGGATTGTGTCAACAGCGGCCGGGGAGATTTTACCCCCTGTTTCTTCTACCAAATACCGGATTTGTTCCGTTCTTTCTTAAAGCCGGATGTGCTTTTGGCAACCTTTTCCCTTCCGGATGAGCATGGTTACTGCAGCTTTGGTGTGGCCTGTGATTATACCAAACCGGCTGCGGAGATCGAGGGAGTTAAGGTAATTGGGGTACTAAATCCCACCATGCCAAGGACTCATGGAGACTGCTTTATCCATATCAGGGACATAGATGCGATCGTGGAAGATAATACGCCGGTGACGGAGCTGTTAATACCTGAGAGCGGAGACGTGGAACTTGCCATTGGAGAGCATATTGCTTCTTTGATAAAGGATGGGGACTGCTTACAGCTTGGAATCGGGGGGATTCCTGATGCTGTTTTAAAATTCCTGGGAGGTAAGAAAAATCTGGGGATCCATTCAGAAATGCTGTCCGACGGCATCGTGGATTTATATGAGAAAGGCGTTGTTAATTGCAGTGCCAAGAATTTTAATCCGGATAAGATGGTGGTGTCTTTCCTTATGGGAACCAGGCGGTTGTACGATTTTGCAGATAACAATCCCTGTATTTACATGGCTCCGGTGGATTATGTCAATAACCCCGGGATCATTGGGCGCAATGATAACATGGTATCCATCAATTCATCTTTGCAGGTGAATTTAATGGGAGAGGCCTGTTCGGAGGCTATGGGCTTAAAGCAGTTTTCAGGAATCGGAGGGCAAGTGGACTTTATCCGGGGAGCCGCATTCTCAAAAGGCGGGCGTTCCATCCTTGCATTTTCCTCCACTGCCAAAAAAGGTACCATTTCCAGGATTGTCCCCTATTTGACCTATGGGGCGACTGTGACCACGTGCAGAAATGACGTGGACTATGTTGTGACGGAATATGGGATTGCCAGGATGAAGGGGCATACCTTAAGAGACAGGGCCCGTCAGTTGATCCGGATCGCTGCTCCTCAGTTCAGGGAGGAGCTTGCGGTGGAGTTTGAAAAACGTTTTGCTGAAAAATACCTGGAGGTGTAG
- a CDS encoding 4-hydroxyphenylacetate 3-hydroxylase family protein has translation MALMTGEEYVESMRKMKLNVYMFGEKIDNPVDNPVLRPSLNSVKATYDLAQMPEYEDLMTVTLEDGRKINRFANIHRNTDDLIKKVKMQRLCGQKTASCFQRCVGMDAFNAVWSTTYEIDKKYSTNYHENFKSYLRMVQDLDFTVDGAMTDPKGDRSLAPHAQPDLDLYLRVVEQREDGIVVRGAKAHQTGIINSQEVIVMPTVAMGPEDKDFAVSFAVPTDAEGITMIIGRQSCDTRKLEGSSMDVGNSEFGGVEALVVFDDVFVPNDRIFLNGEHEFAGMLVERFAGYHRQSYGGCKVGVGDVLIGAAALAADYNGVPKASHIKDKLIEMIHLNETLYCCGIACSAEGKPTESGNYLIDLLLANVCKQNVTRYPYEIARLAEDIAGGFMVTAPSEKDLRSPVVGPMVEKYLKGTAGVSTENRLKILRLIENLTLGTAAVGYRTESMHGAGSPQAQRIMISRQGSIGKKKELAKEIAKIRD, from the coding sequence ATGGCATTGATGACAGGGGAAGAGTATGTGGAGAGCATGCGCAAAATGAAACTGAATGTTTATATGTTCGGAGAGAAAATTGACAACCCGGTTGACAACCCGGTTTTACGTCCATCTCTTAACTCGGTAAAAGCGACCTATGATTTGGCACAGATGCCGGAATATGAGGATCTGATGACCGTGACCTTGGAGGATGGCCGGAAGATCAACCGTTTTGCCAACATTCACAGGAATACGGATGATTTAATAAAAAAAGTAAAGATGCAAAGACTCTGCGGCCAGAAGACCGCATCCTGTTTCCAGCGGTGTGTGGGAATGGACGCATTTAATGCTGTATGGTCCACCACCTATGAGATTGATAAGAAGTACTCCACGAATTACCATGAGAATTTTAAAAGTTACCTCCGCATGGTCCAGGACCTTGATTTTACGGTGGATGGCGCAATGACTGACCCAAAGGGCGACAGAAGCCTGGCTCCTCACGCTCAGCCGGATTTAGATTTGTATCTTCGGGTAGTGGAGCAGCGTGAAGATGGGATCGTAGTCAGAGGGGCAAAGGCCCATCAGACGGGCATCATCAATTCCCAGGAGGTAATTGTCATGCCTACCGTAGCCATGGGGCCGGAAGATAAGGATTTTGCCGTATCGTTTGCCGTGCCCACGGATGCAGAAGGAATTACCATGATAATCGGCAGGCAGTCCTGCGATACCAGAAAGCTGGAAGGCTCTTCCATGGATGTTGGTAACAGTGAATTCGGAGGCGTGGAGGCCCTGGTTGTGTTTGACGATGTATTTGTGCCCAATGACAGGATTTTCTTAAATGGGGAACATGAGTTTGCAGGCATGCTGGTGGAACGATTTGCAGGCTACCACAGACAGTCCTATGGCGGATGCAAGGTGGGAGTGGGAGATGTTCTAATCGGTGCCGCCGCACTGGCTGCAGATTATAACGGAGTGCCGAAAGCTTCCCATATTAAGGATAAACTCATCGAAATGATCCATTTAAATGAAACTCTTTATTGCTGCGGAATAGCCTGTTCCGCGGAAGGAAAGCCAACGGAATCCGGAAATTATCTGATCGATCTTTTGCTTGCCAACGTCTGTAAGCAGAATGTTACCAGGTACCCTTATGAGATTGCACGGCTGGCGGAAGACATTGCTGGGGGCTTTATGGTGACAGCACCTTCTGAAAAGGATTTAAGAAGCCCGGTCGTCGGCCCAATGGTGGAGAAATACTTAAAAGGAACGGCTGGAGTTTCTACGGAAAACCGCCTTAAGATTCTGCGCCTGATCGAGAACCTGACCCTTGGAACCGCAGCAGTGGGTTACCGGACCGAATCCATGCATGGAGCCGGTTCTCCCCAGGCCCAGAGGATCATGATTTCCCGCCAGGGCAGCATTGGAAAGAAGAAAGAGCTTGCAAAAGAAATTGCAAAGATCCGGGATTAA
- a CDS encoding NifU family protein, giving the protein MIGTREQIEMILNKKVRPALAKHEGNVTVLSLEHNILKVRLTGKCSGCPAASRTSEELIAAEIKAAIPSVADVVLVEETSQELLDEARKLLGLSS; this is encoded by the coding sequence ATGATAGGAACAAGAGAGCAGATTGAAATGATCCTTAATAAGAAGGTACGCCCGGCTTTGGCCAAACACGAAGGCAACGTCACGGTACTGAGCCTGGAACATAACATTTTGAAAGTCCGGTTAACCGGCAAATGTTCCGGATGTCCCGCTGCCAGCCGCACCAGCGAAGAACTGATTGCGGCTGAAATCAAAGCCGCAATCCCTTCTGTCGCAGATGTTGTCCTGGTAGAGGAAACCAGCCAGGAATTACTGGATGAGGCAAGGAAACTGCTGGGGCTATCTTCTTAA
- a CDS encoding electron transfer flavoprotein subunit beta/FixA family protein, whose amino-acid sequence MKIVVCIKQVPDTKNGVKFKPDGTLDRGAMASVMNPDDKAGLEAALRLKDRHGGEVTVITMGLPKAEEVLREALAMGADQAILITDRVLGGADTWATSSTLAGAVRKLEYDLIITGRQAIDGDTAQVGPQLSEHLGIPVISYAQKIRVEGDCVIAERQFEDRYHVLKAKLPCLITALSELNEPRYMTPGGIFDAYEADITVWGRGDLKDVADTDIGLKGSPTQIAKASDKVKKGTGEIINGTPGETAAFIVEKLKERHVI is encoded by the coding sequence GTGAAAATAGTAGTCTGTATCAAACAGGTACCTGATACAAAAAACGGGGTAAAATTTAAGCCTGACGGCACTTTGGACCGGGGAGCTATGGCAAGTGTCATGAACCCGGACGACAAAGCCGGACTGGAAGCAGCCCTTCGCCTAAAGGACCGGCATGGCGGAGAAGTGACTGTTATCACCATGGGACTTCCAAAAGCGGAAGAGGTATTGAGGGAGGCCCTGGCCATGGGGGCGGATCAGGCAATCCTAATAACAGACCGGGTGTTGGGAGGAGCCGATACGTGGGCAACTTCCTCTACATTGGCCGGAGCAGTCAGAAAACTGGAATACGATCTGATTATTACAGGACGTCAGGCCATTGACGGGGATACCGCTCAGGTTGGGCCCCAGCTTTCCGAACATTTAGGCATTCCGGTGATTTCCTATGCCCAGAAGATCCGGGTAGAGGGAGACTGTGTGATTGCAGAGCGTCAGTTTGAGGACCGGTATCACGTTTTAAAGGCAAAGCTACCCTGCCTGATTACAGCACTTTCTGAGCTTAACGAGCCCCGTTACATGACACCGGGCGGTATCTTTGATGCGTATGAAGCGGATATTACGGTATGGGGAAGAGGGGATTTAAAAGACGTAGCGGATACGGACATTGGACTAAAAGGTTCTCCCACCCAGATCGCAAAGGCTTCCGACAAGGTGAAAAAGGGAACGGGAGAGATAATAAATGGAACCCCTGGGGAAACCGCAGCATTTATTGTGGAAAAGTTAAAGGAAAGACATGTTATTTAG
- a CDS encoding 4-hydroxybutyrate dehydrogenase codes for MTELILKTQISYYDTCAEFAKEFKLGRGDLVLTNEYIYNPCFGNLGLEVQTIFQEEYGGGEPTDVMVDQILEAAERRECQRIIAIGGGTVIDIAKVLAVSSGNSLDSLYEDPASAKKRRKLVILPTTCGTGSEVTNISIINRTRLGTKMGLVSPAMYADDAVLVPELLNGLPFGVFAASSIDALVHAVESGLSPKATPYTKLFGYKAIEMIIKGYQKIADNGREALKPLMKDFLIASNYAGIAFGTAGCAAVHATSYPLGGSYHVAHGESNYAMFTGVLKNYMEIRRDGEIAVLNQCLSGLLGCGEDEVYEKLDELLGTVLPKKSLHEYGVKPEELPVFAKSVMERQGRLMANNFIPLDEARVLKIYRELY; via the coding sequence ATGACAGAATTAATATTAAAAACGCAAATCTCTTACTACGATACCTGCGCCGAATTTGCAAAGGAATTTAAACTTGGAAGAGGCGATCTGGTATTGACCAATGAATACATATATAATCCTTGTTTTGGAAACCTGGGCCTGGAAGTGCAGACGATCTTCCAGGAAGAGTATGGAGGCGGGGAACCTACGGACGTTATGGTGGACCAGATCCTTGAGGCAGCGGAGAGAAGGGAGTGCCAAAGGATTATTGCTATAGGAGGCGGAACGGTGATCGATATAGCCAAAGTGCTGGCTGTTTCGTCAGGTAATTCCTTAGATTCCCTGTACGAGGACCCGGCTTCTGCGAAAAAGAGAAGGAAGCTGGTAATCCTTCCGACTACCTGCGGGACTGGCAGCGAGGTGACCAATATTTCCATTATCAACAGGACCAGGCTGGGAACGAAAATGGGCCTTGTATCCCCCGCTATGTATGCGGACGATGCGGTGCTGGTCCCTGAGCTTTTAAACGGACTTCCCTTTGGCGTATTTGCAGCCAGTTCCATTGACGCCCTGGTCCACGCCGTGGAATCCGGTTTATCTCCTAAGGCAACGCCATATACAAAGCTGTTCGGATACAAAGCCATTGAAATGATCATTAAGGGGTATCAGAAAATAGCGGATAACGGAAGAGAAGCATTGAAGCCTCTGATGAAAGATTTCCTGATCGCCAGCAATTATGCTGGAATTGCTTTTGGGACCGCTGGATGTGCAGCAGTTCATGCCACCAGCTACCCCCTGGGAGGCAGTTATCATGTGGCTCATGGGGAAAGCAATTATGCCATGTTTACCGGAGTGCTGAAAAACTATATGGAAATACGCAGAGACGGGGAAATCGCAGTCTTAAACCAGTGCCTTTCAGGACTTTTGGGCTGCGGGGAGGATGAGGTCTATGAAAAGCTGGATGAACTGCTGGGAACGGTCCTTCCTAAGAAGTCCCTGCATGAATACGGGGTAAAGCCGGAGGAGCTTCCGGTGTTTGCAAAGAGCGTTATGGAGCGTCAGGGGAGGCTTATGGCCAACAATTTTATACCCCTGGATGAAGCACGGGTTTTGAAAATTTACAGGGAACTATATTGA
- a CDS encoding response regulator gives MYQTIIIEDDPIVASINRHFVELNKDMEVCGCFNNGQDALNYLEEHSVDLAITELYMPKMDGMELLREIRRQEKDLDVIVVSSANDVKHVKKFLSLGIIDYLIKPFEYNRFNHALEKFTKSQELLKPRNFSQSQLDKLFYISSLPQAEENSKGIQEATLSSILDYMKVHQLDPMTSDMIAKEVRLSSVTVRRYMNYLLEKQRVISDIDYNTGGRPSVVYRYIIEEECLAE, from the coding sequence ATGTATCAGACAATCATCATTGAAGATGACCCTATCGTTGCTTCTATTAACCGTCATTTTGTCGAATTAAATAAAGATATGGAAGTATGCGGTTGTTTTAACAATGGACAGGATGCTCTGAACTATCTGGAGGAGCATTCCGTAGATTTGGCCATCACGGAGCTGTATATGCCGAAAATGGATGGAATGGAGCTTCTGCGGGAGATCCGGAGACAGGAGAAGGATCTGGATGTCATAGTAGTAAGTTCCGCCAACGATGTAAAGCATGTTAAGAAGTTTCTTTCGCTTGGAATTATCGACTATCTGATAAAGCCATTTGAATATAACAGGTTTAACCATGCTTTGGAGAAGTTTACGAAAAGTCAGGAACTGCTGAAACCCCGTAATTTCTCCCAGTCCCAATTAGATAAGCTTTTTTACATTTCTTCTCTGCCCCAGGCAGAAGAAAACAGCAAGGGAATCCAGGAAGCTACCTTAAGCAGTATATTGGATTATATGAAAGTGCACCAGCTGGATCCAATGACAAGCGATATGATCGCCAAGGAGGTACGGTTGTCCAGTGTGACGGTCAGAAGGTACATGAATTATCTGTTGGAAAAACAGAGGGTTATCAGTGATATTGATTATAACACCGGAGGAAGGCCCAGTGTTGTTTACCGTTACATAATCGAAGAGGAGTGCCTGGCAGAGTAA
- a CDS encoding LysR family transcriptional regulator, which yields MSANFEHYKVFYYVAKYKNFTRAANALLTSQPSVTCYIQNLENVLGCKLFIRSKKGVVLTSEGELLYSYVAPACMQFMQGEDALKERLGKQSEQINVGATQMAMHSYLLTGLHQFKEQFPQVRLNIFTYNTPQTLSELKAGKIDLGIITTPFYCDENIKSVKVKTFRSLLAGGKKYGEYSGKTSYLSELSTLPLITMSNVTTTFAFFQEFYHSCGLVMQPAIEVAGIDLILPVIVQNLGIGFVPEELARPALEKEEIVEIKLHEQIPERSICIVSDSRRPLSSAAKQLQQMLEGDCP from the coding sequence ATGTCGGCCAATTTTGAACATTACAAAGTTTTTTACTATGTTGCTAAGTATAAGAATTTCACAAGGGCTGCCAATGCTCTTTTAACTAGTCAGCCTTCTGTGACCTGCTATATACAGAACCTTGAAAACGTGCTGGGCTGTAAGTTGTTTATACGGTCGAAAAAGGGCGTTGTTTTGACCAGTGAAGGAGAACTGCTTTACAGCTATGTGGCGCCCGCCTGTATGCAGTTTATGCAGGGGGAGGACGCCTTAAAGGAGAGGCTGGGCAAACAGAGTGAGCAGATCAACGTGGGAGCCACCCAGATGGCTATGCATTCCTATCTGCTGACTGGGCTTCATCAGTTTAAAGAACAATTTCCCCAGGTCAGGTTAAACATCTTCACCTATAACACGCCCCAGACCTTAAGTGAGCTGAAGGCAGGAAAAATTGATTTGGGAATTATTACAACCCCGTTTTATTGTGATGAGAACATAAAGTCAGTCAAGGTAAAGACCTTCCGCAGCCTGCTGGCGGGTGGAAAGAAGTATGGGGAATACAGCGGAAAAACCAGTTACCTTTCGGAACTTTCTACACTTCCGCTGATAACCATGTCAAACGTCACAACGACCTTTGCCTTTTTCCAGGAATTTTACCATTCCTGCGGCCTGGTCATGCAGCCGGCCATTGAAGTGGCAGGAATTGACTTGATTCTCCCGGTAATCGTGCAGAACTTAGGCATTGGGTTTGTTCCCGAAGAGCTGGCCCGGCCGGCCCTTGAAAAGGAAGAGATCGTAGAAATAAAGCTGCATGAACAGATACCGGAACGAAGCATCTGCATTGTCAGCGACAGCCGCCGTCCCTTAAGCTCGGCTGCAAAGCAGCTTCAGCAGATGTTAGAAGGCGACTGCCCGTGA
- a CDS encoding electron transfer flavoprotein subunit alpha/FixB family protein has translation MNLEENKGIWVFAQQTDHRLNSIAFELLGKGKELAKDLNTDVTAVLIGYEIMGLADELAAYGADRVIAVDGPEFKEYRAEPYTHALASAIRKYKPEIVLIGATAVGRELGPKVSARIATGLTADCTKLEIGDFPLHQVSDKKQKHNQLLMTRPAFGGNTIATIACPNHRPQMATVRPGVMRAAGKIEGRKAVIEEFNPGYHSGKDTEILEIVKAVNESADIMDAKILVSGGRGIGGPENFHLLKELADALGGEVSCSRAVVDAGWKPKDLQVGQTGKTVRPSVYFAVGISGAIQHVAGMEESDLIIAINKDESAPIFEVADYGITGDWKKIVPELTRQLQAVRDGI, from the coding sequence ATGAATTTGGAAGAAAACAAAGGGATCTGGGTTTTTGCACAGCAGACAGATCACCGGTTAAACAGCATTGCATTTGAATTGCTTGGAAAAGGAAAGGAGCTTGCGAAGGATTTAAATACAGATGTGACAGCAGTGCTCATTGGTTATGAAATTATGGGATTGGCGGACGAACTTGCCGCATATGGTGCCGACAGGGTGATCGCCGTGGACGGACCGGAGTTTAAGGAATACCGTGCAGAGCCCTATACCCATGCACTTGCTTCTGCAATCAGGAAATACAAGCCGGAAATCGTTCTCATAGGCGCAACTGCTGTGGGAAGAGAGTTAGGGCCAAAAGTGTCGGCCAGAATTGCAACAGGGCTTACTGCAGATTGTACAAAGCTGGAAATCGGTGATTTTCCGTTACATCAGGTTTCGGATAAGAAGCAGAAGCATAATCAGCTTCTGATGACCCGTCCAGCTTTCGGCGGCAATACCATAGCAACCATCGCCTGCCCCAATCATCGCCCCCAGATGGCCACAGTCCGTCCTGGAGTAATGCGTGCCGCCGGGAAGATTGAGGGCAGAAAGGCTGTGATTGAGGAATTCAATCCTGGCTATCATAGCGGGAAGGATACAGAGATCCTGGAGATTGTGAAAGCCGTAAATGAATCAGCAGACATTATGGACGCTAAAATACTGGTGTCAGGGGGACGTGGCATAGGCGGTCCGGAAAACTTCCACCTTCTGAAGGAGCTCGCAGATGCATTGGGCGGAGAGGTAAGCTGCTCAAGGGCCGTTGTGGACGCAGGCTGGAAGCCCAAGGACCTGCAGGTGGGCCAGACCGGAAAGACCGTTCGTCCGAGTGTGTACTTTGCTGTTGGAATTTCCGGGGCAATCCAGCATGTGGCAGGTATGGAGGAGTCTGATTTGATCATTGCAATCAATAAGGATGAAAGCGCCCCCATTTTTGAGGTCGCAGATTACGGGATCACCGGTGACTGGAAGAAAATCGTTCCGGAACTGACCAGGCAGCTTCAGGCAGTCAGGGACGGAATATAG